CTTAGCGTCCGCACAAGGCCGGAGCCACGCACCACATAGGACTGCTCGCCGCGCGTGACCCGTCCGCCACCGGCATTGGCGTTGTTGTTCTGCATCGCCGTGACGACATCGTTCAGGCCGATACCGTAACGCTGTAACGCGCCGGGCGTCAGGACAAGCTGATATTCCTTCGTGAAACCGCCGAAATTATTGATCGCAGCAATACCGGGAATCTGCTGGAGCGCCGGCATGACGATCCAGCGCTGGATATCCGAAAGCTGCATCAGGTTGGCGCGGTCGGATTCCAGCGTATAGCGATAGATCTCGCCGGAGGGGCCTGTGACCGGCCCGAGACCGGGCGTCGCGCCATACGGCACCGTGACCTGCGCCAGCTGTTCGGTCACACGCTGTCGGGCGAAATAGACGTCTGTTCCATCCTTGAAAATCAGCGTGATCAGGGACAGTCCGAAGGTGCTGCTGGACCGCGAGTCCACAATCCCCGGCGTGCTGGCAAGCTGCCGTTCCAGCGGAATGGTGATCTGCTGCTCGATCTCTTCGGCGGCCAGACCCGAGACCTGCGTGGAGACCTGAACAGTGACCGCGCCAAGATCCGGGTAGGCTTCGATGGCGATGTTGCGCCATGCGAAGAGACCACAGATCGCCAGAATGGCGGCGCCCAGAAAAACGAGACGACGCTGGCGCAGGCAAGCTGCGATGATCGCATTAATCATCGTTAAGCAGGACCGCGCCGGTCGTCACAATACGGGCGCCGGGAGTCAGTCCCGAGGTAACCCGGCACAGATCGCCATCGTCATAGATGACCTGAACGATCCTGCGCTCGAACACATGCGGCGACACTTCCACAAACACCGTCACCTGATCATTGTTCATGACCAGTGCCGACTGCGGAACGGAAATGGTTTCCGGCTGCGGAGCCATGACCGTCATGTTGGCGTACATGTTCGGATGCAGCTTGCGGTCCAGATTGGGCAGAATGACACGCACCATCAGCACCTGCGTATCCGCCTGCATGATCGGCTCGATGCCCGACACAGTGGAGTGGAAAACCTGACCGGGAAAGGCGGGAAGCGTCAGATTGACAGCCTGCCCGAGCGCCACGTTGCGGATGTCGCGTTCAGGAATGCTGGCGACAGCCCAGACCTCGGCGATATTGGTCACCACCGCCAGCGGCTGCGTCAGATCCACGACATTCATACCTTCCGTGGTGTTGACGCTTCCGACTGCCCCTTCGATGGGCGACCTCAGAGTGATGACACCACCTGCGCTCACACTGGTGGAAAGAGAGTCGAGATGCGTTTTGGCGCGCTGCTCTTCGGCCTGCGCCTGCGCGTAGCCGGCCTTTGCATTCTCAACATCCTTGACCGCATCACCTCCGGCAGCCAGCACGGCCTGCGCGCGGCGGAGCATCCGGCCTGCAAGATCAAGCGCTGCGCTCGCCTTCAGCTCATCAGCGGACGCCTGTGCCGCATCCGCCGAAAGAATGTGGGCGATTTCGTCACCGACATCCACATGCTCGCCAACGCGGACGGCGACATCGAGCACCTTTCCGGCAGCCGGTGCGAATACGGTGACGTTCCGGGCGGGTTCCGCCACGATGACGCCGGGCGCGGTCGTGCCCCGGTTCCAGCGGCTGACCGTGACCGACATAACCGTCAGACGTTTGTCCACCGGTGAGCCTTCCGGCACGGTCACCCGCCCATCCGCCTTACGTTGTATCGGTGGATGACCGTCCGCAAGCGCCGAACCACCAGTCAGCACAACGAGACCCAGCAGCGCCAGCATGTGTCTGATCGCGCACGTCAACAGCCTCCCGTTCCGGGCAGTCATTACAGACATGTGGCCAGCCAGACCGGAGACAGCGCCGGGCTCCGGAAGGGCGACCTTGAACCGCACGGGAAAGAAGTCATGAGTCTTCATTGCAAACCAAGGGAAACCAGAAAGCGAAACATCGAACGGCGGCAAATTCTCTGATGCAATCGCTTACGTCCTGCCTGAGAATGCGTCCCTGCACCTAGAACACAGTTGCAGACAGCGCAACGGGCGACAGGCCATCAGACTCGTATCCCTGCCGCAATAAGAATGACATTTGCATGACGATCATGTTTTTCTGATGAACACTATCCGCCTGCGCTACCTTTTGGGCGCGATCATTTCCTTTTCGGGATAGAGGCAGTCTTTCGTCGCAGCACAGCGCCAGCACTCGGGCCTCCGCGCCTTGCAGACATATCGCCCCTGCAGGATCAGCCAATGATGTGAATCCCGTAGCAATTCACACGGGATTCGGGCCTCCAGCGCATTTTCCACGTCCAGAACCGTCCTGCCACGCGCCAGCCCTGTCCGGTTGGCCAGCCTGTAACAGTGGGTATCGACCGGCATGGCCGGAAGCCCGTAGGCGACGTTCAGGATGACATTGGCCGTCTTGCGACCAACACCGGGCAGCGCCTCCAGAGCGTCACGGTCCGCAGGCACTTCGCCATTGTGACGTTCAAGCAGATCACGCGACAGAGCGACAATGTTCTTCGCCTTGTTCCGCCACAGGCCGATGGTCTTGATATACGCGCCGACCGCTTCCTCCCCGAGCGCCGCCATTTCCTTCGGACCAGGCGCCACTGCAAACAGCGCGGGCGTCGCCTTGTTGACGGAACTGTCCGTCGCCTGCGCCGCCAGCGCCGTCGCGACGAGAAGCTGATAGGGCGAACTGAACACAAGCTCGGTTTCCGGGTCCGGCCATGCCTTTGACAGGTCAGCGAGAAAACGGGTGACTTCCGGCCTGGTCATGTCGCGGGGCGCCATGGCCGTGCCGTTGGGGAGACGGGGAATGTCTGCTTTTGTGGGTGGCGTGGTTTTTTTGGAGCGCGTGGAGGCCATGAAGCTGTTATTGGTCAGAACAGGGCATTCGTCAAAAACGGGAAAGGGTTGTCATACTTGGGTGAGCGGTGGATTTGTGTGTGTGGGGGGGGGGAAGGAGCGGTCTATCCACTTGCCTGCATTGACGTCTGAAATGGACGTTGCCATCAAACCCGGAGCACTTCACTTGGCTTGCGGAGCCGATTGTCTGCCAACGATATTGCCTCGGTGAGGAGAAGTATCGTATCAATAAATCACATAAGCAGAAGGCTATTGACAGCAGAGAAGTAATACATATGAATTCTCTTTATGGGAATTATAGCGAACATTCAGTTATTGCAGGGGATGGGGATTTACTCCAACCGCGACTCTCATTCCCCCTCTCTAAATTTTTGCCGCTACAACCTTATTTATGGCTTCAATGGATCGGGAAAAAGCACGTTATCTCGTCTCTTTGCCAGCCTCGAGGCTGGTCGCCCGCATCCAAAACTTCCGAAACACAGCACATTCGAAATGGTGTCCGACGATGGTTCTACTTTCGGATGCCCAAACAATCCCACAGGCCTTGAACAGCGCCTATTGGTCTTTAACTCCGACTACATTGAGCAAAATCTACAGTGGACCGTGGGACGGGTAAATCCAGTATTTTACATTGGCGTGGACCAGACTGAAGCCGCAAACGAGCTGACAAGTGTCGAGGGAGAGATTATTAAGGCGGAAGCGAAGAAAGATGCTGCAGGACAGACCCTTAAATCCTTAAAAAATGCTTTCACCATCTTCAAAAGAGAGCGAGCGAAGCTTATCGCATCCCGTCTTTATCGCGCCGGCCGCAAGTACGAGGCACCAGCTTTCGCCAAAGACTACGAAAAGTGGCAGGCCGATGATCGGCCTCTACTTACGAACGAAGAACTGAGGGCTGCAGAAGATACGCGTCGATTGGCCGAGCCGATGCCCCCCATACAGCCGCTAATATTCGATGAAATGAATATTGGGGAAGCCTATCGCTTCATCGTCAAGGTTTGCAGTCAGTCACTTGCGATGGTCGCGCTTGATGAAGTGAAGCAATATCCTGACATGCTCCTCTGGCTGAAGCAGGGGCGCGACTACCATGAAGCCCATGGGATCTCCGACTGTCTCCTATGTGGTAATGCGTTTTCAGTCGAGCGTCGGTCGCTTCTCGCAATCACTCTTGACGATAAGGTCGACCGGTTCATTGCCCACCTAACGAGGACAGCCAATCGACTGAGCGAACTGATCCAAACAACCACCCGCTTGAGTAGCCAGCTACCAGCCTCGAACGATCTGATGACAGAACTGCGGACCGGCTTCAACGACACCCGGGAAGCTTTATTAAAGGACGTCTCTCTGCTCTCGGAACAGCTTGCTACACTACAAGCCGTTCTGTCCGCCAAACAGGAACGGCCAGCAACGCCCGCTAATATGCTGTGCGTTGCCAAAGAAGCAGATGTCACCGCCACTGCGGACCGACTTGCCGCAAGCGTGACAGCCATCAACGAAGCCATTACAACGCACAATAAAGCGATTACCGATTTTACGAAACTGAAGGATGCGGCCGAGACGGCAATCCGGCAACACTTCGTCACCGTCTACCGTGACGAGTATCGGAGAGCAGAAAAGGATATAAAAAGAGCGGCGGAAAATCATAAGGTCGCGACTGATACGGCAACTGCGCTTGAGGAAAAGGCGCACAGGTTACGCCAGAAGATCAGGACCCATGGCCCCGCTGCCGACGTGATCAACAGGCTGATAGCGGCTTACCTAGGTCACAGCGAACTGACGATTAATCCCGTTGATGAGGGTTACGAACTCCACCGACACGGATCACCAATCACCGGTGTTCCAAGCGAAGGCGAAAAGACCGCGATTGCGATTTCCTACTTTCTTTCATCCATCAACGCAGAAAACCGAAAAATACAGGACCTGATCGTGGTTGTTGACGATCCGGTGTCGAGCTTGGATACAAAAGCCCTAAACTATGCCTGCGCGCTTGTAAGGACCCGCCTCGAGAAGGCGGCGCAAGTGTTCATCCTTACCCACAACCTCCAATGTATGAACGAGTTTAAAAAGGCTTGGAAAGGCAGAGTGCGTCCTCCACCGGGAAAAGCGCCGACTGCTGCCTTCATGTTCATTGATGTTACAATTCCGGCAGGGCAGACGCGGAGAGCATCAACCATTATTGGAATGTCAAAATTACTACGAGAATATGATTCAGAGTATCATTTTTTATTTAGCCACATTCTCCGTTTTACAAAACAAGCAGATGCTTACGACGACCACGGCTATATGATCCCCAATGTAATCCGACGGGTGCTAGATGTTTTTCTTGCCTTCAAATGCCCTGGCAGCAGCGGATTGTCCAGCCAGCTTAACACGCTTTGTACCGACTACCCCGACTTAGACCGCGAAGCACTAACCGCACTCGAGCGTCTCGCACAAGTCGAATCCCACTCCGATAACGTCGACGACCTACTATCTTTTTCAAGCATGACGCTAGAGGAAACAAAAAGAGCAGCAAACGCACTCTTTACCATGATTGGAAAAGTAGATCCGAAACATCTTGAGCGTGTAATTAGACTTTTCAATTAAAGAAAAAATAAAAAAGCGCTGTAATAATATTTTTTCTTGTTAAAGAATTTATTTTTTATTATTAATTATATAGTAATTTATAATATTTCAGCATATTTTCAATAATCTGCCAATTTTCACTATATAAAAATGTGATATATTGATACATTCTCACGATTTGTTTTTATCAATTCCTGTCCGCTTTGCGAACGTTTCTCTTAGCAAACGCACGTCTGAGAAAAGAGCGAAAGCCGACGTTACTCTCTTACCAAAAAACCATTCCTCTTCTGTCAACTCCCGCTTGTTTCCCTTACTATCTCGCCAACACTGACGCCGTACAAACCACCGCATCCAAGTTTCCACGGAGCACACCATGAGCAAATCCTTCCCCGCAGACTCTTTCATGGACGCCTCCGTTGCTGACGCAGGCCATGAACTGGAACGCCTCATCCGGATCATGGCGCAGTTGCGTGATCCGGAGACCGGGTGTGCGTGGGATGTACAGCAGACACCGGCCACCGTGGCGCCTTATGCGATAGAGGAAGCCTACGAGGTTGCGGACGCCATTGAGCGGGAAGCATGGGACGAGACGGCTGATGAACTCGGCGATCTCCTGTTACAGGTGGTATTCCAGTCCCGGATTGCGGAGGAGAAGACGCGTTTCGATTTCGCCGAAGTTACCCGCCGTATCGCCGACAAGATGGTGCGCCGTCATCCGCATGTGTTTGGCGAGGCGCAAGATATCCGCGACGACAGGGTCGCTCTGACCGCGCAATGGGAGCAGAACAAGGAGCAGGAACGGCAGAAGCGTTCAGAACATGGTGCGCTGGCGGGTATTCCTCTGGCGCTCCCTGCCCTGCTTCGCGCCAGTAAACTGGCTTCCCGCGCCGCGCGTGTCGGGTTCGACTGGCCGGATGTCAACGGTGTTGTCGCCAAAGTGCATGAGGAACTGGCCGAAGTGGAAGCAGAAATCGCGTCCGGTGACAGGGCAGCTCTTCAGGATGAAGTGGGTGATCTGCTTTTTTCCGTCGCCAGTCTGGCCCGCAGGCTCGATCTCGATCCGGAAGCCTGCCTGCGACAGGCCAATGGCAAGTTCACCCGCCGCTTTGAGGCCGTCGAAAGCCTGCTCGCCCTGAAAGGTCTGACACCGGCGGAATGCGATGTGGAAAAGCTCGACGCAGTCTGGAACGAGGTCAAGAGACAGGAAAAATCCTGACATTTAAAAGTATTTTCCGGATACTTATTGTGCACGACTGACGATGAAGGACCGCAGGGCTTCCGCTATTCTGGCGACCGGCTCCCGCCAGGCGATGTCCGGTCTGTCCGCCGTTTCCTGAGCAAACAGACGCACCTGTGGATACCAGAGATGGCGACCCGTCTGCTGGTCCCAGTTGCCCTCCGCCCAGCGCCAGTCACCACCAAACCGATTCAGGAGCCACAGCGGCGCTCCCATGGCGCCCGCAAGATGCGCCATGGCGGTATCGACAGAAATCACCAGATCAAGCGTGCTGATCATGGCGGCGGTCGCAGCCATATCGCCGTCTTCCGGAAGGAGTTGGAAGCCCGAAGGAGCCGGTCCTCTATTAAGAGAAATCCACTGTATACCATCGATTTCCAGAAGCGGATCAAGAAGCTTCAGCGCGATCGAGCGTCGCCGATCGAAGCGGTAGCCGGGATTGCCCGACCAGCACAGTCCGATGCGTGGCCGGTGCCCTTCCTGCCGGATATGAGAGTTCACAGAAGCGAGGTAAGGCGCAGTTTCCATTGGTCGCCCCACGCCCAGAAGATAAGGCAGGCTCAGAAGGGATGCTTTCGCCACAAAGGTCTTATCAGTGGTTGAGGTGATGAGACTCAACCTGCCACTCTCATAAACACGTCTCCAGACAGGCAGACTCAAAGACTGTTCGACAAGGTTGGCCAGACTGCCCGGCGCCAGCAGATGAACGGGCGCACGCTCCACCGCGATCGGCACAAAACGCAGGAACTGGATGAAATCGCCCAAACCCTGCTCGCCGCACAGCATGACGGGCTCTTCTGAGGGATCGCCATCCCAATCGGGGAGATCAGGTCGGGGCAGCGGATGGAGCAGAAGACGTCGCGCCTCGAAATCACTCCAGCCTTGCGAGAAACGACCTTCTGCGAGTTCCACTGTGGCAAGATTGAAATGCGCTCTTGCTGCATCCACCGTTCCCGTCGCGTCCTTCATGACCTGCTGGAACAGGTCCGCCGCCTCTTTCCGACGCCCCAGATCATTCAACAGCGTCGCCTGATTGAGCATGATGCGGAGATCACCCGGCCGCAGCATAATCGCTTTGGAAAAATCCTTTTCTGCTTCGACAAGATGGCCGAGCGCCATATGCACAAGCCCAAGATTGGTCAGTGTCTCGGGTGTGGGCAGACCGAGGACTGTCGCCTCTTTCAGCGCGTCACAGGCTTCCTCCAGACGACCCAGTTCGAACAGCATGGCTCCATGATTGGCCCATACGGCCGGATCGGCAGGACGGAGGGCACATATTTCCGCAAACAGCATTTCGGCAGCCGCATGATCACCTGACGCGCTGAGTAGCGTCGCTTCATGCTGTCGGGATATGACATCATCGGTGGCCGCCAGACGTGTGGCGCGCCGCGCCATCGCAAGCGCCTCGACAGAATGGCCATGACGGGCAAGAAACTGCGACAGAACGAGCGGGTAACCCGCCTCCAGAGGCCGCAGGTCCAGCGCCATGCGGAGTGCGGCCTCGGCGTCGACAAACTGCCCGGCAGCTTCACATGCTTCAGAAAGCGCCAGTTGCGCGGAAGGATTGCTCGGGTCCGTCAGCACAGCCACTCTGAGCGCGCCCAGCGCCGCCTCAGCATGGCCAAGCCTCAGGAGCGCCAGTCCGAGTGTGACATGAAATTCGGCGCGAGGGTCAACTCGGACGGCCAGTCCCGCATAGCCGACGGCCTGATCGAACCGTCCTTGTGTGAAAGCAGCTTTTGCAACTCCATGAAGCAGAAGCGGATCACCAGGTTTCTGAGCCAGCCGTGTTTTTAATTCATCGTAGGAAAGATCTTCGGCTGCATCGAAGGAAGTGGGGTCATGATCCTTCAAGCGAGCCTCCTTGAAATCAGTAAGATCCTGTCTGTAACAGGTTTACGGTGGAGTTTCGAGTGACAAGCGATGCCGCGACATTGCGCTCAGGTTCACTCGCACAGGTAACGTCTCCACCAGACACGTCCTTCTTCATCGGTATTTTCAAAGAGAGCTTTTTGAAAGCTGAGACCATAACCGCTCGTTGACTGTTCCAAACAGCAGCCTCGCTGAAAGGCTGCTCACGTTCCGGACCAGCCTGCGTCGCCTCATACCTTTTCCGAAGCAGAGCCCGCCCGCACAGGACATCACGATAATGCCGCTCCAGAGGGTTATCCTGACTCAGGTCCGGATTGCCCGGCACCTCAATCGCACACGCCACCACCGCAATAGCGTTTTCCGTAACCAGCTTCCTGATCCGCCCTGCTTTCGCAAGCGTCATTTCCTGTGTGGCAGCCAGAGCAAGACCGAAATCAGGTAACGCCCGGTTCGTTAGCAGCAACCCATCAATTTCTCCAATCACAGCATGAAAACGCGGGAGCGTGGAAAGAAGGCGGCCCAGAGCAGCCAGCACGAGGGTCTGCAGAAACCTGATCAACTGGATCACAATATTGCTCCCGGCGAACTTGTCGTTCTTCTTGACCGTAGTGGTTCGGGGAAATCGACGCTTCTCCGTACATTGGTCGGCCTGTATCCGGTTACCGAAGGCGAGGTCTCACGCCCTGAGGAAATTTCGGTGGTCTTTCAGGAAAGCCGCCTTCTGCCCTGGAAAAGAGTATGGCAGAATATGACGCTGGGACAGCAACAGGCATCACGAGAGAAAGCTGTTCCTGTGCTGGAAGAAATCGGTCTGGGTCATCGCATCGGTGCGTGGCCGCTTACCCTTCCACCAGCACGCCATCACGCAACGTCACGACCCGGTCCATACGTGCAGCAAGCTCTCCGTTATGAGTCGCTATCAGCGCGCCTACGCCTGAACCACGCACCACACGCAGCAGTTCCTCGAACACGTTATCCGCTGTCGAGACATCAAGATTTCCGGTCGGCTCATCCGCCAGAAGGACAGAGGGCGCGTTAGCCAGCGCACGGGCGATAGCCACGCGCTGCTGCTCACCCCCAGACAGCTTGCCGGGCAGATGGTTCAGACGGTGGCCCAGTCCGAACAGACCCAGCAACTCCTCCGCGCGACGACGGGAAGCTGCTGGTGACGTCCCGGCAATCATCTGTGGGAGAGCCACATTTTCACGCGCCGTAAATTCTGCCAGCAGGTGGTGGAACTGATAGACAAAACCGACTTCCGAGCAGCGGATGGCAGTGCATTCCCTGTCCGACAAGCGTCCCGCATCACGTCCTGCGATCTCGATCACGCCACCATCCGGGTGATCGAGCAATCCTGCGATATGCAGCAGCGTGGACTTGCCGGTGCCGGATGGCGCAACGAGCGCCACAGTCTCCCCAGCCCGGAGTTCAAAATTCACGCCGCGCAGGACATGCAGTGTCTCGTCGCCGCTCACATAGGAACGCGTGATGTCGCGTAGCGCCAGAACGGTCTCACCCATGACGCAGCGCCTCCACCGGATCGGTCTTCGCCGCCCGCCATGACGGATAGAGCGTCGCCAGAAGGGAGAGGCCCAGCGCCATGACGATGATCTCCACCACCTGCCCCCATACCAGCTTCGCCGGAAGATGTTCGAGGTAATAGACTTCCGGATTGAACAGGTTCGTGCCCGTTATCTTCTGCAACAACTGGCGGATACGCTCGATGTTCTCGCAGAACACCACGCCGAGAACCGTGCCGAGAACCGTGCCGGTGACACCCACGGAGGCACCGCACATCAGGAAGATCCGCATGATAGCTCCGCGTGTCGCACCAAGCGTCCGTAGCACAGCAATGTCCGCCGTTTTGTCCTTCACCATCATGATAAGGGACGAAATCACGTTGAACGCCGCCACCAGAATAATCAGTGTCAGGATCAGGAACATGACGTTCTGCTCGACCTGTACCGCACCAAAGAAAGCGT
The Acetobacter aceti genome window above contains:
- a CDS encoding efflux RND transporter periplasmic adaptor subunit is translated as MKTHDFFPVRFKVALPEPGAVSGLAGHMSVMTARNGRLLTCAIRHMLALLGLVVLTGGSALADGHPPIQRKADGRVTVPEGSPVDKRLTVMSVTVSRWNRGTTAPGVIVAEPARNVTVFAPAAGKVLDVAVRVGEHVDVGDEIAHILSADAAQASADELKASAALDLAGRMLRRAQAVLAAGGDAVKDVENAKAGYAQAQAEEQRAKTHLDSLSTSVSAGGVITLRSPIEGAVGSVNTTEGMNVVDLTQPLAVVTNIAEVWAVASIPERDIRNVALGQAVNLTLPAFPGQVFHSTVSGIEPIMQADTQVLMVRVILPNLDRKLHPNMYANMTVMAPQPETISVPQSALVMNNDQVTVFVEVSPHVFERRIVQVIYDDGDLCRVTSGLTPGARIVTTGAVLLNDD
- the nth gene encoding endonuclease III; translated protein: MASTRSKKTTPPTKADIPRLPNGTAMAPRDMTRPEVTRFLADLSKAWPDPETELVFSSPYQLLVATALAAQATDSSVNKATPALFAVAPGPKEMAALGEEAVGAYIKTIGLWRNKAKNIVALSRDLLERHNGEVPADRDALEALPGVGRKTANVILNVAYGLPAMPVDTHCYRLANRTGLARGRTVLDVENALEARIPCELLRDSHHWLILQGRYVCKARRPECWRCAATKDCLYPEKEMIAPKR
- a CDS encoding AAA family ATPase, with the translated sequence MGIIANIQLLQGMGIYSNRDSHSPSLNFCRYNLIYGFNGSGKSTLSRLFASLEAGRPHPKLPKHSTFEMVSDDGSTFGCPNNPTGLEQRLLVFNSDYIEQNLQWTVGRVNPVFYIGVDQTEAANELTSVEGEIIKAEAKKDAAGQTLKSLKNAFTIFKRERAKLIASRLYRAGRKYEAPAFAKDYEKWQADDRPLLTNEELRAAEDTRRLAEPMPPIQPLIFDEMNIGEAYRFIVKVCSQSLAMVALDEVKQYPDMLLWLKQGRDYHEAHGISDCLLCGNAFSVERRSLLAITLDDKVDRFIAHLTRTANRLSELIQTTTRLSSQLPASNDLMTELRTGFNDTREALLKDVSLLSEQLATLQAVLSAKQERPATPANMLCVAKEADVTATADRLAASVTAINEAITTHNKAITDFTKLKDAAETAIRQHFVTVYRDEYRRAEKDIKRAAENHKVATDTATALEEKAHRLRQKIRTHGPAADVINRLIAAYLGHSELTINPVDEGYELHRHGSPITGVPSEGEKTAIAISYFLSSINAENRKIQDLIVVVDDPVSSLDTKALNYACALVRTRLEKAAQVFILTHNLQCMNEFKKAWKGRVRPPPGKAPTAAFMFIDVTIPAGQTRRASTIIGMSKLLREYDSEYHFLFSHILRFTKQADAYDDHGYMIPNVIRRVLDVFLAFKCPGSSGLSSQLNTLCTDYPDLDREALTALERLAQVESHSDNVDDLLSFSSMTLEETKRAANALFTMIGKVDPKHLERVIRLFN
- the mazG gene encoding nucleoside triphosphate pyrophosphohydrolase yields the protein MSKSFPADSFMDASVADAGHELERLIRIMAQLRDPETGCAWDVQQTPATVAPYAIEEAYEVADAIEREAWDETADELGDLLLQVVFQSRIAEEKTRFDFAEVTRRIADKMVRRHPHVFGEAQDIRDDRVALTAQWEQNKEQERQKRSEHGALAGIPLALPALLRASKLASRAARVGFDWPDVNGVVAKVHEELAEVEAEIASGDRAALQDEVGDLLFSVASLARRLDLDPEACLRQANGKFTRRFEAVESLLALKGLTPAECDVEKLDAVWNEVKRQEKS
- a CDS encoding tetratricopeptide repeat protein, yielding MKDHDPTSFDAAEDLSYDELKTRLAQKPGDPLLLHGVAKAAFTQGRFDQAVGYAGLAVRVDPRAEFHVTLGLALLRLGHAEAALGALRVAVLTDPSNPSAQLALSEACEAAGQFVDAEAALRMALDLRPLEAGYPLVLSQFLARHGHSVEALAMARRATRLAATDDVISRQHEATLLSASGDHAAAEMLFAEICALRPADPAVWANHGAMLFELGRLEEACDALKEATVLGLPTPETLTNLGLVHMALGHLVEAEKDFSKAIMLRPGDLRIMLNQATLLNDLGRRKEAADLFQQVMKDATGTVDAARAHFNLATVELAEGRFSQGWSDFEARRLLLHPLPRPDLPDWDGDPSEEPVMLCGEQGLGDFIQFLRFVPIAVERAPVHLLAPGSLANLVEQSLSLPVWRRVYESGRLSLITSTTDKTFVAKASLLSLPYLLGVGRPMETAPYLASVNSHIRQEGHRPRIGLCWSGNPGYRFDRRRSIALKLLDPLLEIDGIQWISLNRGPAPSGFQLLPEDGDMAATAAMISTLDLVISVDTAMAHLAGAMGAPLWLLNRFGGDWRWAEGNWDQQTGRHLWYPQVRLFAQETADRPDIAWREPVARIAEALRSFIVSRAQ
- a CDS encoding acyl-CoA/acyl-ACP dehydrogenase, which encodes MIQLIRFLQTLVLAALGRLLSTLPRFHAVIGEIDGLLLTNRALPDFGLALAATQEMTLAKAGRIRKLVTENAIAVVACAIEVPGNPDLSQDNPLERHYRDVLCGRALLRKRYEATQAGPEREQPFSEAAVWNSQRAVMVSAFKKLSLKIPMKKDVSGGDVTCASEPERNVAASLVTRNSTVNLLQTGSY
- a CDS encoding ABC transporter ATP-binding protein, which translates into the protein MGETVLALRDITRSYVSGDETLHVLRGVNFELRAGETVALVAPSGTGKSTLLHIAGLLDHPDGGVIEIAGRDAGRLSDRECTAIRCSEVGFVYQFHHLLAEFTARENVALPQMIAGTSPAASRRRAEELLGLFGLGHRLNHLPGKLSGGEQQRVAIARALANAPSVLLADEPTGNLDVSTADNVFEELLRVVRGSGVGALIATHNGELAARMDRVVTLRDGVLVEG